The region gagctggtcaaactgctacaaccaaatctattttctgtcgaaagctaccacattcgtggTTGGGactgcggtcgtacatttttgaaaaaggattctggtggaaagatatcatcaaaagtaaactaaaatctagTATTTAAAtacgccctaatgtatgcttttcagcaaagtgcTGGTGCCTCTTAAAGTTAATGTCAAAGTATCAATATTGAGTCTCCGGCTTGCGGTTATTCCATCTGTTACCGACAGAGAcgacaaaatgaacaatatgCTCGGGTACTAaatcttatatagcaaaatggatgttacaacaaatgaagtaactgATTTTCCATTAATCCAACGTATCagtagaagtaatagattatatCTGCCAATGTGTTATAGGATTTTCCGTAAAATGGAGCATGAAAGTAACATTCCTAAGTGCGTCCAAGCTTCATAATCTGGGTAGTTGAGGTGTTTGGTGTCCTCAATGAAACGTACACAGAATGACATGAACATcgtaatgaaaaatgaattctgtGTACAAATATCTGGAGTCTAACTTTAGGCGCAGATATAATCAACACCAGACGAGAAATCCTAAAGGCTTGATAATCCataggcgtggttcggaattcGCGTAAAGCATGTGGTCCACACTCACGACCCCGTATTGGCCCGCAGGGTGGTTCATGGCTAAGTACCCCTCATTGAGAGGCATACATCCAGTCAAACAAATGTTAGATGCACTGGATCAGattgttaaaaaaacgaagacaAAAACTCTTTACTCGATCGATCGATTAATTTCTCACACAAAGACTTATACTCGTATGATTGGTCAAACATTAGCTAATTTATAGTCCCATGTGACAACCTTAATACTGAACCTTTCTTTCATGGAAATCttacaacaaaaatgcaaaactCATGTTACCACCCTGTGCAATTAATTCGTCCGTTCACCTGTATTATGTTGACGATATGTTTCGCTCCAACCCTTTTCAAAGTATCAAGCACAAATAGTAAATTAAAACCGTAATAGTATCGCATGAAACGTTATTTATTGCAGATTAGAAATAATCATATAGCCGCAAGCGCTAGTCACGATTTGTAATAAAACTTATTGCTTTTGAGAGACTGATATAACACTGTGCAGTAGGTTACAGTTAGTATACAAACATTTAAGTAAAATAATGTGCTTCACAATCGGGTGTTGTTATGGCTGACTTATTTATTGGTCCATTGTTTCGGTTTTCACTTTAtggcaatgatttattgattgacattttgaaaattttcctatTTGTATGGAAGATTAGAATTGAGACAAAATTTAACACTTTCGTATGGATGAATAAATCACATAAATTATGAAGTAGGTCGTTAGCTGAAGATCAATTGAAATTGCTCGCATGAATTATTAATTTGCATTTGCGTATGATTTGTGGTCCCCTGAAAGTATATGTTCATGTCCATTCATATTTACAGTCCATTTAGAACGTACATTAGATATATGAGTTCTTGATGAACACATATATGTATTAAACGTACATTTATTGACGGGTATTCAACCACACAGTTCGACTCAAGTGATTCTATCTTCCTGGGGTAACTTTTAGTTCATATCGTTCACATACGTATATATGCACAAAATGTTGATCGACATAGAGACATATATACGTATAATGTGATTGCATTTCCATTCATATTAGTGCAGTGGTAAAATGTCAATGTGACAAACTCATTCTGCTATTTGTATAAAAcatataattttatgaattattcGAACTTATGTTTAGTGTAtacaaaatgcaaatttacTAAGTTAAAGGCTATGCTCTCGGATAACATCAAAATCCATTtactttgaaatattttgcaaattgtTAGTGACGTATAACTGATGGTCGTTTTGTGCATGTCTCATATATGATTGATATAACTTTCAGGAATAAGTTTCTGCTTGAAAACTGCCCTTTCGGAAGTAGCTTTGGCCAGTTGTTCAAATGTGCAGGTCCGTTTCCTGGAAATACTTTATGCCAATACTTGACCCATCATAAAACAACAGACGTGCGGCACTagtcatttattttgttcactATTATTATCATCTCTTTAGAGGAGTGAAGAGGTCATATTTAATGGTTCTCCGAAGGTATTTATAGCGTGAGGTTCTCCTACATTAGAGGGGACCTATAGATTCAACTAAAACAATTCTTATTTCAGACTGAATAATCCATCAATTTTTCCTCATATTACTGTCACTCCTTcgattttacaagaaaaaaatgggaTCCAGACTAATGGAGATGTTTACATGATACCTGTACCCTTGacagaaaaaaacgaaaataaaattttctccgGGATTTATTCGTTATGATTCTGCAAGGTGACAGAAATAAACattcaaatgtatttttgtcGTAGTGAAATCACAGAAAAGGGCGATGttttaacattattttgttggagatcattttgagaaatttacataaaaacgaAATCCTGTGTACCATGGGTATCTGGccgaaagttttatcagaGCCAGTTATTTATTCTTAAGTAGGCAATGCATAAAAAGtggatttgttttcttcaacGTTACTCTGCcggaaaatgtttcacaattttctaCCGAACACCCAAAAGGAATGTCCGCACTTCAACCAactaaagaaacaaaatattaagtcttttgaaaatatatttccttTTCCTTTGCCTTCAATATCCATTTATCTATTATCTTAACCCCTTGAAAATGAGATAGCAAACATAAAACTGATTATATGAGaccttttttatatttgatacatttttttgcctttttatATTGCAGGTTTACATCGTCGGTCACATGCCCCCCGGCTCCGATGAACGACAAGTTGGTAGTCTACCAAATGGCCATTCAACCTTTTcagagaaaaacaatttacgtTACCTACGGTTAGTTCAAAAGTATTCAACTATTATCttataaagaaagaaaagaaaaatcacattttattgGGCATGAAGGACAGTTACTCTTCACTTTGATCTGGTTGAAGattaaaaacatttgtaaCAATTTCAAGCTTATGGACACTGGTTCTTATCATATTTCACGCGTATATGCTAAAAGAATTTGCAAATTGGCTTATTTGCACATAAAAGCATTTGTAAAATGCCTCCAGGGCCAAGATTCTGAAACCGGTAGAGTTAAGTTCCGTGTGATATTTGACACCCGAACGAATATCACACGGTACTTATAGTTCCAATCGGTTTATTGTGGGCgagatattttgtaaaattaatttcctagTACATTAGGTTCAAAATTGGTTAAACCATTTTGTACATTAGCTGTCCTGCCTAACGTTAGCATTAGATGATACAGTCTTGTCTTTGCGGCGAATGAAcgttattaaaattttcaattataccCACACTCATAACACAACAGACTTCGTCCTCGTAGCTATAAAATTGTCTCTTATCTATGCCAGATTCTCGGAGCATCAAGCATTACTTCCCTCCGTCTATATTGATGTCAAATTAACTGAATAACTCGATTATTAGGAAttctttattgaaatttttgaaatttagaatcaattaaaaataatcttttctGCTGCAGACTGGTTCGCAAGTATTCAAACATTATACTGGGACAATTTTTTGGACATTTACATTCCGATTCTTTCCGGATTATATATAACGAAATTGGTAAGTACGACAAAATTGGTAAGTACGACAATTTTAATGATAGTGGAAAATGGAAtgtaattcccttgactgaaagtcagggtcttatgaaagaaaatacccttaaatgtccgtaacgctaagttcgctttgatattttgaaaatgttctacattggcaaaaaacgttaaatacagaaaacgtccgtacacttgtggactcgacaactcgagtaattctttaccgatttgcaaaattttggttttaatcgacggagaatgaaaatcatgaggttaagttcgtagatgggcaatgttggagtaatgagatgggagtaattctcaagagatttttttacttgttaccgcgataacttccataattcttatcagattttcaaattttttgtgttattcgacgaagattgaaattcttgacgttgagtttgcagatggataatgttagaacaacgagatgggagaaattctacacagacgctttctcctgttaccgcgcgataacttgagtaatttttacccgattttcatttttttttgttttaattgacagagaatgatattggagtagtatgtttggagtaattgtaaacataacttgttataccacgacatttttgcaacagatttccagaaaaatttcttatttgacgagttgtgaaattctggatttctggtctaacgattaagaagtacttcccaaaagattttttgcttgcttgcttgagaaaccgatagctcgagtaattctcatctcagaggcttcaaaaatcaatttctaccagtagcgtaattcatgtggttaaactcgatcattggaatttaattggactagtaatctgggatataagacaatttttgcgtaaaatccgtattcttaaaagaatttttttcgtttctaaaatgtttgaacgagtgtgaaccaGAGCGAGTGTGAACGagtgcggccagagcgaagcgagggccgtaattcacacgagttatattttttcaagaggtaggcaggaaatacgccaaattatactcagacgcttttccttgttatcgtgataacttaagtaatttttacccgattttaagttcgtagatggataacattggagtagtgaggttggagtataattgtaaacacaacttgttaccgcgacatttttgcaacggatttccagaaaaaaaattattcgacgagtgagtgaatctggatttctggtcgaacaatctagaagtctagaacaatcttgcttgcttgataacacgataattcgagtaattctcagagacttcaaaaatatttgaaaatattaagtgttttcgaccagtatcgtaattcatgtggttaaattcgaacattggactttattggactggtaatctgcgatatacaacaatttttgcgtgaaatcgtgttcttaaaagaaattttttcgttcctactaaagtgtttgcacgagtgtgaattttgtcagagcgaagcgagggccgtaattcacattagtttttttttcaagaggttgGCAAGAAATGtgcttttagtagactatatagtagactcatattaggagtaagacatcgctcgctggaccttcaactcatagctctttttgtttattcAGGAAATTAAgtaaatatgagtaaaatgaagcatgtgatgactgctgttatctgaataaaagagacatcaccttttcatgtaactttaattttgtgatctcaaaaacaccacctcatttaaaaatggttagaaaactaagactggaactatagaaaaaaatagccagtcaagggacctgcccacccaagaggtggggcctagttttagtaatgaaaaattgatgaacgaaaatgtatgggattATTGGGCGACGTGGGAGACACgtataacatttttgtttcatcaaAGAAAACATTGACTGTTCATTTAGGAATGGTGATTGTAATTTGACGTTTTGTGTAAGGCCgtaaacacacgagcaatggAAAACGTTGTATATAATTGTCAAACtcatcaatgcaaaattgctcgtgtatTTTCAATGATTCAACTACATAGCGGTGAATTGCCTATGCAAACACAACGTAACGTGTGGGTGCACGCTAAAGTATTGTGgttccaaatgtttatttagactaGTGAGGACGTTATAGCCCGTTCCGAAGGTGATAACGGAAGTATCGAATCTACTGCTTCATTTTCGTCTAGtaattttcaaatggtcaaatcaaaatcttttacttcattaggtTTATCATAACACTTTGATATAAAAGGCAACAATATCCAGACCACATCGTCTGTTTTctaattgttgttgtttacaGATGATAACAGAAGTTGGTGAGCAGTCTTCCGTCGAACTCGATTCTCAACAGAATTGCATCGTTCTGCGATGCCATTTTTGAATCAATAATTGTTGAAATGTCGATTCTTATATGAGTCATTACGTCTTTTTCCTACTGCCATCCCCTACAGctacattttattgaacaaaatataaaagtaTAAATAAGGAATAAAGCCGAAGTAcaaaactaggccccacctcttgggtgggtcgggtcccttgactgacttgaagaaatgttaattattaaaatcTGTAATTAAGATATTCTTTTATACATTGGTATTTACGAGTAGAAACACTTAACCCGATTTTGGGCTACTGACTTCAGTTTAGAAACATGTAGTtgacaaataaatcaaaagcAAAGTGTGGGAAGTGGCTATTCCGTTCTTAAAGCAAATCGTGTTCAAAAatcattcattatttattgtatTAACAATGTAATGACAAATTCAatgtgaaaatcatttttttatctcTTGTTCGTACCAAGTCATCATGTCTTGTGCAATTTTGATATCTGGACTTGGTATGAACAAGGTATTTTGTGCGATAGTAATGGTTTTCGATCCATTATATTCATTGAGAATACCATTGTGGATGAGCACAGGTGTCCCTTCAGATTCAAAATCGTTGTATGCAGTGCCCCACAAAGTCAAGAGAATGCATTGCTTTGAGTAGTCAGTGATGGTCAAGTCGCGCTTGATCTTGTTTTGACCGACAGATTGAGATCCCCAATTACGCGCAATGATTCCAATAAAATCTAAATGAAATTAGGGACAGGTTAATTCCAcactattttcaaattatttttataataacTTACCACATCTGGAGCTTTTCTCAAACAATTTGATCTCTTCTATCTTTGAGAAATTAAATCGTAATTGCGATACGGACGAGTcatcaattttctcaatttttgatGCACTCAGCAAGCAAATGTATAGACCACATCCAACAAATAATGGGAAATCTTTGGATTCATTTTTGACATTGAAGTTGGTGAGTCTATATGCTTTGTTGAACTGTAGATatatagaaagaaaattgcattttagaAACAGTACATAATCTGGCTAGTTGTACTCTTATATAGCGAATTATGTGACGAATGAACAAGTGACGAAATTCGAAGTATTCTGTAAATAGTGATTTTGGTAGAAGAAAATGTGTTGTAATATCGGAAATTGTGTCTACGAATGACTACAGCTGTACTAAGATAATAATTTCAGCCAATGAAGCTAGTTATAGCGGTTAGTGTGAACCAACATCAAAAATGACCGATCGAAATGACTTGTAAGTTCAATATTGTGAATACAGTGGTACCTTTCATATAGCGttcaacaaacaacaaaacagtcTTTTACTTGCCACCCGAAGATGGCATCTCATCTAAGTGTTCTTGCAACCTTCGGGTGGCAAGTAAAAGActgttttgttgaatgaaatgGTCAACTTTGCGgtaatttttgatgaatacCATTCGTTTGTTAAAAGTTAAGGTAGAAAATCTCACCTCAACAACATCGAAGAACGTTTCCGTTTGCTGAGGAAATACAGTGACCTGAACTTCTTGATCTCCATCCATCGCATGGAAGACGAACATGTCTCCATTTTTAGTGGGGCGTTTTTCTGATTTAAATGACACTCGGAATGTTACTGGACGGTTGTTgctattaaaatatttccttaAAGATTTTTGATCGAAAGAAGTAGTAGTTACGTACCTCACGCCTACCGATAACTCAGACAATTGAATTGGTGATTTTTCACTTGTCTCTTCAGACTTATTCCAGACATTGTAATCGTATTTGCTGCAACTTGATGTTGGCGTTTCCGGTGGTGTAATTGGTTGGTTGTTCCACGGAtcaaattttactttcttattttcgttttgattgtTATTATCTTGATAAAGAACACAAGTCGGTCTTCAAtcgtttatttattattcGCAATATTCAAAAAGTACCTGGCTTGCGTTTCGGCGGCATCTTTAGATTTTTTACGagaagcaaaaattaaatatttttctttgaaaggaagaaaattgaatgactTTCTTGAAAGGCTTGCTAAGAgaagaatgaatgaatttcaattctatGCTCACTAAGAAAATTTAGACGAGTAAAGTTTTTTATGTGATAGGTGAAAAACGTAGTCTCACGTCACAATAGATATGAGACTACTTATTTCGAACCTTTGAAACTTTCGTTTTTCACTAGGGATGTCACTGAAAGAATAGAAAACTCTCGGGTCAGTCAAACATCAGGGATGTCACTGAAAGAATAGAAAACTCTCGGGTCAGTcaaacatttatcattttttctttttgaaattattgtgaGCAAGCATTTTCCTTATGTGACTTGTGGATTTCGTAGGGATTACGTCTCACTGTactagtagattacattgtaTGCTACGGAAGTAAATCAATAATGAAACAAAAGGTTAGTTTTATACTTCGCCTTCGGTTCAGATGTATACAACACTACTTGTATAGTGAGTTTTTTAAGTACCAGTCTcgagtgaaaaaaattttgaagtgagATATCTCAAAAGCTAAATCTGTCGAAATCAGATATCTTAAGTCTCATAATCTATTGTTCTTCTAGACTCAATGAGACTTGAGATATCTGATTTCGACAGATTAGACATTTGTGAGACCTTATTTTTACTTGGGACAAATTTGTTTCCGATTGCAGCATTCAACATATTCTGAAAAATGAGGAATAAGTAACGAAAGAATTATGGTAAGGTTTGATTTGAGTTTGTGCTGCATGGCAATTGCAATGttgatcaatttttcaatatttatgaGAGTGGGTTTATCGTTATTATGAATAAAGTCCTGGTCAATAAACATTATTAAAAGGACAATAAGCGCAACAATTTTCACAGTAGTTTTCCAAAGAATTCCAATTTGTATACTGTCCACATTGAGGCTACTTGACATTACTGTGGACACTTGGGTAAAAGTCGACAATTTTGATGATATTTATACTGTTTAACAAAAAAGCCAAATTTGTGTCTTTGCAATTAGCCAATATTTAttaattcgtttttaaatgtttgtattCATCGCTTTTTATAAAATGGTTGTCTTTTATGTCCATGTCCATTAGTTCGGTCTCCGTGAATCGAATTCCGAATTTCATTGCTTTTCGCCTGCACGTCTTTATCGACGTGCTTCACTTCTGATTTGTAAAATCGTCCATCTGAttgagaagaaatttttgttcaacgaTGTTCAGAGGAGtggagaaaatttgaaatttttttgcagaAGAGCTATAATAGTTAGGTGCATTGCCGTAACGAAATGATGATTAAGACACAATTACAGATCGTCGTTAATCTTAAGGAAAAACTTATGAAAAAAAGACACGAAATTGTCACTCTCAACATGTTTGTCATATTTGAAAAGCGAAAGGAATATGATGGCACATTCTAAAGAACggaaattcgaaaaagtttcTGCACACAATTAGGAAATTAAAATACCTTCTTCAGATATGGCATTTTCTTCAACTGCGGTATCCgtcaaattgtaaaaatttcgtttcaattgaTCGTATTTCTTCGACAACAGTAAATATTCTTTGAGGGCGATATTTCGTCGTTCACCAGTTTCCGCAATTATTGTCTTTCGTTCTTCGTATCCTTGTTCGTACCAATTTGTAGGTTCGTCCATGGATTTCTTAGCAAGATCCTCTTcacttcaattaaattaaaacaaattcaacTAATGTACAAGACTACACACTTTTATGTAATATTGCTGTACTTACGACATAATGCTTTGAATTAAAtgtagattttcaatcaattctcAGTTTTTCTGCTGACTGAACGCTTaagtatttttaaaatgacgaaaagaaaattcaaaggCAACTAATTGTTTTTAGGGGGTCTTACTAGAATATAATagaattatacgaaaatcAATTACATTTGATCTTTAGTTTCCAAGTAGCattttttcctatggaaaatCGTTAGTTGATCTTGTGAaatagattttgatttttcgaatttttaatcTGAATTGAacctttgaaaaattgtacatTAGATCGTTTACGTAAATAGCATTGATAAGCACTAGAACAGATATTTTTAATGGACAATTGTCTCGctacaacgcacttcaagcaaaagtacaAGGATTGACAGGTGACAAATGGAGGAGTTTTTGTAtagatttaatattttataagGTGAGAGTTTGGTGCGATGATCAGCATCGCGGAATTTTAAAATcccatacaaattttatttctaacaGTGCACAGTCCTGTTTCAGAACTTTGTTTATGGTATCGCATATGCTTGTAGTGCGTTGCTATCTTGTAAAGTAAACTAGAACGCAAGCAATGCAGTGGATAtcctaaaataaatttacataacaattttAACTACTGAGGCACCCCctgaaaatttacatataaaacgATACTGTTTggcaatcttttttttgttgacattagttaaaatattaaagatatttaatttcaaactttgattttgtgtgATCATTTAACTTATTAAGTCGTTGAATCTCTGCTTTTTGTTCTCGTGTTGGTGGAATTTGAATGTTTGAAAGAGGAAAATCTCTACAAATAGCTAGGTCATCCATTACTTTTACGCGAGTTAGTGGTACGTATGATGTAGCTATTTCCCTGGGAAATGGTGGTGGGGGAAAGTTTAAATCAACCACAACTTTCTTTATGGTTTGACCCTGACTTTTATGTGAAGTAACACCAAAATATGGTACTATAGGAAACTGCTTTCTTTTTACCTTTACAATTGGTGCTCTCATACATCTTTTTCTTAAAGGAACTggtaacatttttgaaatgtcaacacTAAATTCTTGTTCCTCTAATGGaatcggtactattttcggtggTAAGTTTTCTAAGTTTGGAAGATTGTCTGTATTATTAAATTCTATCAATGCAAATACTGGTTTATGAATGTAGACagaattttctggaaatattttcgtattaacattttcattattttctgaaTCTAGATCGtcataaattaattgtttgaaaattccgACTGCCCCATTGCTTACTCCTAGTTCTGTATATAAGCTTCTTGTTAACGTGACATACATGTTTTCTACTAAAGGTAAATAGCCAGGTAGATTTTGAGTTTTGTTATCATCTAAAGATAAAATGTACTGtgcaatttctttatttttctttgaattaacagaaaatttgtcatttgCAACACAAACTATCAGTGGAGTTTTATTATCCTTTGCTAATTTTTCAGCTGCTTTATTGTTTATACGAGTCCTTAAGTCATTTCTAAATACTATTATAGGTGCATTATTCCAGGGTGACTCGTTCAGtgattttacttcattgtCAATTCT is a window of Bradysia coprophila strain Holo2 unplaced genomic scaffold, BU_Bcop_v1 contig_350, whole genome shotgun sequence DNA encoding:
- the LOC119080654 gene encoding replication protein A 70 kDa DNA-binding subunit-like isoform X1, which encodes MPPKRKPDNNNQNENKKVKFDPWNNQPITPPETPTSSCSKYDYNVWNKSEETSEKSPIQLSELSVGVRYVTTTSFDQKSLRKYFNSNNRPVTFRVSFKSEKRPTKNGDMFVFHAMDGDQEVQVTVFPQQTETFFDVVEFNKAYRLTNFNVKNESKDFPLFVGCGLYICLLSASKIEKIDDSSVSQLRFNFSKIEEIKLFEKSSRCDFIGIIARNWGSQSVGQNKIKRDLTITDYSKQCILLTLWGTAYNDFESEGTPVLIHNGILNEYNGSKTITIAQNTLFIPSPDIKIAQDMMTWYEQEIKK
- the LOC119080654 gene encoding replication protein A 70 kDa DNA-binding subunit-like isoform X2: MPPKRKPDNNNQNENKKVKFDPWNNQPITPPETPTSSCSKYDYNVWNKSEETSEKSPIQLSELSVGVSNNRPVTFRVSFKSEKRPTKNGDMFVFHAMDGDQEVQVTVFPQQTETFFDVVEFNKAYRLTNFNVKNESKDFPLFVGCGLYICLLSASKIEKIDDSSVSQLRFNFSKIEEIKLFEKSSRCDFIGIIARNWGSQSVGQNKIKRDLTITDYSKQCILLTLWGTAYNDFESEGTPVLIHNGILNEYNGSKTITIAQNTLFIPSPDIKIAQDMMTWYEQEIKK